One genomic region from Ptychodera flava strain L36383 chromosome 14, AS_Pfla_20210202, whole genome shotgun sequence encodes:
- the LOC139150633 gene encoding uncharacterized protein — protein sequence MFVLVMHKGDTQYFSHVSFFTPSVFSAKFVATEEYVTSYNGSVFSPLHPFPYPTNITYTTKISTPEGTVVTLGFTELHLRRGDNVSVYDDGAKLILAFVHGDDPGIETVIYALFTFSYIALRACVATDDENGEIYPEEDYYLPGEVVTVVCHTGFEPSTSYNVTCEEGGSWDAEVPACIKVSNGSNIIAIVVITVSILVITALIILCLMYSRSSKSVCLPDAKRDQKKVNRNETDLVNDNDYLSRRDGRSSEYSNEGVMKADADDHTTKSDFLYSNIDDNNDETLGVNQTRTEETTGGKNAKQTTGSNYMELVFTDVKPELTEYSLLQSQHVESGEIKCQRRVFRKESPE from the exons ATGTTCGTCCTTGTAATGCACAAAGGAGATACCCAATACTTTTCTCACGTTTCATTTTTCACACCGTCTGTGTTTTCAGCCAAATTTGTAGCAACCGAGGAGTACGTCACGAGTTACAACGGTTCAGTCTTCTCGCCACTGCATCCGTTTCCCTACCCGACGAACATCACATACACGACAAAGATATCGACGCCAGAGGGCACCGTCGTCACTCTGGGATTTACGGAGCTGCATTTACGAAGAGGAGACAACGTGTCAGTGTACGACGACGGAGCAAAGCTGATTCTAGCATTCGTCCATGGAGACGACCCAGGAATAGAAACGGTTATA TATGCacttttcacattctcataCATAGCATTGCGTGCATGTGTTGCAACTGATGACGAGAATGGTGAAATTTATCCGGAAGAAGACTACTATCTACCCGGTGAAGTGGTGACTGTTGTCTGCCATACTGGATTCGAACCGTCAACAAGTTACAATGTAACATGTGAGGAAGGTGGAAGCTGGGATGCAGAAGTGCCGGCATGTATAA AAGTGAGTAATGGCAGCAATATTATAG CTATCGTTGTCATTACTGTGTCGATATTGGTGATTACTGCCCTGATCATCCTCTGCTTGATGTATTCCAG GTCATCGAAGTCTGTTTGTCTGCCCGATGCAAAAAGAGACCAGAAAAAGGTTAACAGGAATGAGACTGATCTTGTAAATGACAATGACTATCTGAGCAGAAGGGACGGAAGGTCTTCCGAGTATTCCAATGAAGGCGTGATGAAAGCCGATGCTGACGATCACACCACTAAATCAGACTTCTTGTACTCAAACATTGATGATAACAATGACGAGACACTGGGAGTAAACCAAACGCGTACCGAGGAAACAACTGGAGGGAAAAACGCCAAGCAGACCACGGGTAGTAACTACATGGAGTTAGTGTTCACAGATGTGAAGCCTGAATTAACggagtattcactgttacagaGCCAACATGTGGAATCCGGCGAAATAAAGTGCCAGAGAAGAGTCTTCCGCAAAGAGAGTCCTGAATAG